The genomic DNA ATCAATAAATGGAGGGGCGAGTCTTGAATAACAACCAGGATAACCAAGATCAAAAGAATCAAAACGATTCACAAGATCAAGGGGTAAACGAACCTAATCGTTCGGAACAAAAACAGCGGAAGTCATTTTCGAAGCACGTCATTGGTGGCGTTGTTGGTATTTTAATCGCACTTTTAGTCGTGATTGGGGTATTGGGTTACCGGTATTTTGATAATGCAACTCAGCCGTACGACAGTAGTGATAAGCGGGTCGTCCAAGTTGACATTCCGTATGGTGCCAATGGCAAGAAAATCGCGGATATTTTGCAACGTGAAAAAGTGATTAAGAGTGGCTTTGTGTTTGAATATTGGACCAAGGCGCACAACTTATCGAATTTCCACGCAGGCTATTATCAGTTAAAGCCATCAATGTCGTTGGCTCAAATCGCGAAGGCTTTGAATAAGGGTGGTTCATCTGAACCCGTTCAGAGTTCAAGTGGTAAGGTTTTGATTGTTGAGGGTAGTCAGATCAAGACGATTGCCAAGACGGTACAAAAACAAACTGATTTCACGTCAGCGGAATTTTTAGCCTTGATGAAAGATCAAACGTTCATTAAATCATTGGCCAAGAAGTACCCGCAACTATTGAATTCGGCAATGAGTGCTAAGCAAGTTCGGTACCGCTTAGAAGGTTATCTATTCCCGGCAACCTATGTCGTTGGGAAAAAGACAACGTTGAAGCAGTTAGTGACACAGATGGTTTCTAAGACCAATGATGAACTAAAGCCATACTATGCCCAAATTAAAAAGTCGAAGATGTCCGTCCAAGAAGTGATGACATTGGCCTCCCTAGTTGAACGTGAAGGCAGTACGACTAAGGATCGACGTTTGATTGCCGGCGTCTTTTTAAACCGCTTAGATGCTAAGTGGCGCTTAGATTCTGATATTTCAGTGTTCTATGCGATCAACTCGAACAAGTCAACGTTAACGAATAAAGATTTGCAGACTGATTCACCATATAACCTACGATTGAACTTGGGCTATGGCCCTGGACCGTTCAACAGTCCTAGCTTAACGTCGATTAAGGCCGTTTTAGATCCTGCCCAACGTAGTAAGGATTACATGTACTTCGTGGCAGATTTGAAGACTGGTGACGTCTACTATGCAAAAGATGCTGCGGGACACGCAGCCAACATTAAAAAGGTTTCGAAGCATAATGAAGCCGCTGAAAAATAAGAATGAGGCGTAACTTAAATGACTGAAAACAAACATCGCCGACCAGTAGTCATTGGGGTAACTGGTGGTTCCGGTAGTGGTAAAACTACGGTTAGCAATGCCATTTACAATCAATTATCTGGCCAATCGTTGTTGATCTTGCAACAAGATTCCTACTATAACGATCAAAGCGAAATGACAATGGCTGAACGACATGCGGTTAATTATGATCATCCGTTGGCATTTGATACGGAGTTAATGATTAAACAAATCAAACAACTGCTAGATTATCAACCGATTGAAAAACCAGTCTATGATTATGAGCAGTATACTCGTAGTCAAGAGACGATTCATCAAGATCCACGTGATGTGATTATCGTTGAGGGTGTTTTGATCCTTGATGACCAGCGGTTGCGCGATTTGATGGATATTAAGGTGTTCGTTGATACCGATGATGATATTCGCATTATTCGGCGCATTCAGCGTGATATTAAAGAACGTGGTCGGACGTTAGATTCTGTGATTGGGCAGTATCTAGCAACGGTCAAACCAATGTATCATCAGTTCGTAGAACCAACTAAGCGTTATGCGGATCTAATTGTGCCAGAAGGCGGCGAAAATGAAGTTGCCATCGATTTATTGACAACTAAAGTTCGCTCAATTTTATAAAAATAACGACTTAACCAGCGCTATTTTGGATTTTAGAGTTTACTTTTAAAATCTGAAATGGTAGGCTGGTTTTTGATAACTATATTGAGTATTTGAGGAGTGAAACACATTGGCTGAAGATAAGACATATCCAATGACAGAAGAAGGGAAGGTCAAGCTTGAAAAGGAGCTTGAAGACCTTCGGATTAATCAACGTCCAGAAATTATTAACCGTATTAAAATTGCGCGTAGTTACGGAGATTTATCAGAAAATTCTGAATATGAATCAGCAAAAAATGAACAAAGTTTGTTAGAAAACCGGATTAAGACGGTTGAACACATGCTTCAATATGCTGAAATCATTGATAGTGATAAGATTGACGAAACGGAAGTCTCCGTTGGTAAGATGGTCACGTTCCAAGAGCTACCAGATGAAGAACCTGAAAGCTATACAATCGTTGGGGCGGCCGAGGCTGATCCGATGGTTGGTAAGATTTCCAATGACTCACCAATTGCTAAGGGTTTGATTGGTCATCATGTTGATGAAGAGGTCTCCATCAATATTCCAGCTGGTACGATGACGGTTAAAATTTTGAAGGTTGAAAACGTGTAATTAAAAAGGACGCAAAACAAGCAACCTGTGAGTGCACATTTCGAAAATGTTGAGAGAAAAAGTGTGCTCAGACTTTTTAATTGGCGGTCCAATTGAGCCGTCTAATCGTTGTTATTGGGTGATGAAAGTTGCCTAACAAAGTTTGCTTGCTATTACCAAGCATCTTGAGGGCCAGCTAATGTTGGCCTTGCGCTTAGTCTATTATAGTAGTCGTGTGTATTGATGACACAGCGTGCGACAACTACTAGCCCAATTTATAGATCTAGTGATTAGAACAAAAACGTCCAGGTTAACCGCACTTAGCTGGTTGACCTGGACGTTTTTGAGGCTTGTCTAAATATAGATGATTCGTAGTTCACCAAGTGAGACGCTACCGCTTAGCGTGATACGCGGACCAACCGTAGTCGGGCTGCCTTCAAACGAAATGTGACCCATTGAATTACTGAGACTATCTTGTACTTGCCAAGTTTTTGGTAAGTACAACTCCAAGCTACCCAATGAGACGTCGACGTTAATGATGGCTTGATTTTCTTGGATATCAACGTCATCAAAATAAATTTTGGCACCGGCCATCGATACGTTCAGATTAGCAGAGCTAAAATGGTCGCTGTGAACATAGCGGATACTATTGCCCAGGGATAAGTCTAAATTAACGTGGTCATCGCTAATTGTGCCCGTTGATGTATTATCATCACCGTGGTTATGATGATGATAATGGTCATGATGGTGATAACGATAACGTGGTCGAATTAATAGCCCTAGTCCAATGCTTAATAATAAGGCAGCGCCCAGAATGGTCCATGGCACCAGTTTGGTAATACCAAGTGGCTGTGCGTAGATAATGGCTAAGAATGCAAGGGCAAAGACAACGCCCGGCATGTTTAAATAACGAAGACTACTAATTAGTGCGGCAATTAAAATTAAGGTTAGAAACAGGCTCCAGGCACTGACACGGAAGGTGAATAGGCCCAGTTGACTGACGACAAGGATCACGGCGCTTGCAATTAAGAAGACTGGCCAGAACCAATTTTTACGCATTTATAACAGTCCTTTCTGTTCAAGACATTGCTTGAGATCGTGGTAATAACGCCTCGAAGCATATAATTGTTTAGGTGAGTTGTGAAACGCAATCAGGTTACCAGTCAGCGTCTTAGTTAATGAATAAACCTGTTGGGTATTGACGATCGCTGATTTAGCGACCCGCATAAAGTGGGTCGGTAATTCAACACCCACAGCGCTCAGTGACCGGGGCACCCGGTAAACCTTGTCAATCGTGTGGGCAGCGACTTGATGACCCGTAGCTTCAATAAATAGAATCTGAGCGAGAGGCAACTGGATCAGTTGTCCTTGTTGTGAAACGGTTAACGTAGCGCTCGTTACTGAAAAGTTTTCGAGGGCGGCAATAAGAGTGGCCGCCTCGGGATAGTCCGTTGGAATGTGAAGGGTGATCGTCGGCAATGTAATGTCAGGGTCGGGTTCAATGTTCACCTTCATGGGTTTCACCTCCTTGAATAATCTAAGTACACCATAAATTAAGGTATCTGTAAATCACGATTTCCTTAGTGGTCATATTAACAGCGCAAGTGGTCAATTGCTTGCTCACTGACTGGCAATGTTGCGTTTTGAGCGTAAAAAGGTCACAATAGCTGTAAACGATTTCAACAATGAGGTGGCAATAATGAAAATAACGATTACAGATGCGGCTAGTCAATGGTTTCATGACGATATGGGGGTTACAACGGGTAACGGCGTGCGGTTTTACGGTAAAACCTATGGTAAGACAGCGGTCCACAGTGGCTTTTCAATTGGAATTATGCGCGATGATGAGCCGCATCAACCGATTGCCATGGTTGAAAAAGATGGTGTTAATTACTATGTCAATGACCGTGACGAGTGGTTCTTCAAAGGGTATGATCTAACGGTCGATTATGATGAGCAAAACGATGGTCCTAAGTACGACTATATTCCTAATAACGAGTAAGTCGTAGCGTTGATCGGATTACTGTCAGATATAATTATTACTGAAAAAATCAGTGCCACTAGAAGTTACAATTCTAGTGGCACTGATTTTTTAATGACTAATTGGTTAATTACAAAGCTTGTCGACGTCGGCGCCGAACAAGCACCCAGCCAACCGTTCCTAACGCACTGACCCCAGTAATGAGGCTACCAGTGACTAAAAATGGTGGCCGATACGTTAAGGTGACGGTGTGCTTACCTTTACTTAAAGGAACGGCAACAAAGGTATTGATCACTTTCTTGGTTGCCACCGTTTTACCATCGACAGTGGCGTGCCAGCCCTTAGAGTATGGAATGGTCGTCATCAGGACTTGGTGTTGATGCTTAATATTGATCGTCCCGGTAATTTTACGACTCGAATGGGCCGTAATGTTCCAAGGCGACTGTTGAAGTTTATTAGCAGATTTCTTAAATTGGCTATTATTCAACTTGTAGAGGGTGAAGTTTTGCAACCAAAGAGAGGTCTTCTTCATCTGAATCCCAAAGGTGACGGTTTTACCCTTACTATTAGAAGCAACGTTAACGGCGATCGTGTGCCGGTAAGTTGGGTACTGCTTAAGCTCTTTACCATTAATATAGTAACTAGCATTCGAAGTTGTTAAGTTCTGTCCTAACGTGATGTAATAGGAATCGTTCGTCGTAGGCGTGAACTTAAAGTAAACTGATCCCGTTTTAGCGAGATTTTGTTTGTTGAGTACGGCACCAGTCAGTGTCGTGACTTTTTTAACGTTTTGGAAGACCACTTCGTTAAAGTTTTCGGCGCTGATCAGCCCGCTGGTAGAACGATTAGCTAAAGTTTGGTAAATCAATTCTTGCCGGGCAATCGGATCACCAGTTGTTTTTGAAACTTTTAGGCTGGTAATCTTATCAGATGCCGCAAACCCTAATCCTAAGGCGTACGGATTTTTATAAGTCGTCACTTTGCTGGTACTGAGCTTAGCCGACTGTTTGTAGTTCGTCAAATCCTTTTTCGTACTGGTTACCGGAATATAACTCCGATAATTAGTGTTATCGGTTTGGTCAGTTGGTACGGTCTTATCCATAAAGTACTGCATGTCGAGTAACGAATCAGTAATCATGGTCCCATTAGTGTAAGCAACGACGCCATCGCCATCTGGTTGACCAATTGAACCGAAGAAGTTCGGGATAATACTTTCAAAGGTTGAACTAAAGTGATCAGCACCATTATAAGCTGCTTGCATCGGATCATCTTTAGTTCGGGTGAAGGTCTTGCCAATCCGGTAAAAACCATTGTTGCTAGCTTTGATTTTATTAACCGCATTGTCAAGGACTTGCGTGTATTTCCCAAACTCGCTCTGTGACACGTATGAAATGTTATTCAAGGAAGCTACCACGTTGATTGACATATCAGTCGCAACTAAGATTAACGCGACAATTTGATAAATTAGCCGTCGTTCCTTCGGTAGTGTTAGGAAAATCAAAGTAATGGCTGCTAAGGCAATCGTGATTAAAAGATTAGCTTTGGTAACGTAGCTGACTTTCTTAATGTTCAAGTAAATCGTTGTAAACAAAGCAACTAATAGCGCGAGCATTGTCAGGGCTTGCCAGAGTTTGATCGTCATTTTATCGGTTAGTGCCTGGGCCCCAATCCAGACGATCCAGAAGCAGAAGACAAAGGAGAAACGGTAGGGGTACCAAACAGGAAATTGGCCCGCATGCCACAATAAATCAAGTGGTTCGTAACAAAATGATAAAATCAGTGTCGCGGTGACGAGCAACACACTTAATTTAACGGTCCATTTGAAGTGGCGGCTTAAGAAAAATAAGATAAATGCCAACACGGCCAGCCACGCCACATAAAAGTTCGGTTGACCGGATGGCATCTGATCAAAATTGAAGGTCCCCGTGACAAACTTAGCCAACATCTTCCAAGGCCTGTATTCGAACTTCCAATGGATTTTGGTGACATTGTACTGGGCCTTACTTTGTACGAGTGCCCAAAAAGTTGGTAGTAGCAACCATGCAGAAAAAGCGACACCTAGCAGGCCACCCCAAGCAAACTTAAGCGCGTGCAATACTAAAGTTTTCACGTCTTGCCAATGCTTAGTTGCGCCATACAACCAGTACAAGCAACTAAATAAAATGACCATGTAGCCCATGTAATAGTTGTCAATCAACATGACAGCTAGCCAGCCGGCGAAGTAACGAACTTTACCAGTTGTAAATAAGCGTTCTAGTCCCAGAATGACTAAGGGTAAAATGGCAACGGTATCTAGCCAAATCATATTCAGCTGGTTAGCGACCATCCAGCCCATCAATGCGTAGGCGGTACTAAAAGTTGGGACTAGCCAGCCTTTTTGCGTCCGCGTTTTGGTCAGTAGCCAGGCAAAGGATAACCCCGCAAAACCGTACTTTAAAACGGTGACGATAAAAATACCAGTGGTGATTGATTGACCAGGGAACAGTAAGTAGATTAAATTAAAGGGACTCATCAAGTAATAAGCCCAGACCCCCACCATCTCGCCACCAATAGTTTTGGAGAAGGAATAGAAAAATGCACTTGGGTCATGTAGCAGGGTATGCCGGAAATAGGAAAATAAGTCAACATATTGTTGGCCTAGATCGACTGTTAACAGACTACTTGATCCAAAGGGAGCCATGTGCCGATAAATAAAATAACCGGTCATAATCAGTAAGGGTAACCAAAAACTGATCCACAATGGCCATGTGCGCTTATCAAAAAAACGACGGAGTTTCAAAAATTGCCACCTCAATCTCTAATAATTCACAGCCAAA from Lactiplantibacillus paraplantarum includes the following:
- the mltG gene encoding endolytic transglycosylase MltG, encoding MEGRVLNNNQDNQDQKNQNDSQDQGVNEPNRSEQKQRKSFSKHVIGGVVGILIALLVVIGVLGYRYFDNATQPYDSSDKRVVQVDIPYGANGKKIADILQREKVIKSGFVFEYWTKAHNLSNFHAGYYQLKPSMSLAQIAKALNKGGSSEPVQSSSGKVLIVEGSQIKTIAKTVQKQTDFTSAEFLALMKDQTFIKSLAKKYPQLLNSAMSAKQVRYRLEGYLFPATYVVGKKTTLKQLVTQMVSKTNDELKPYYAQIKKSKMSVQEVMTLASLVEREGSTTKDRRLIAGVFLNRLDAKWRLDSDISVFYAINSNKSTLTNKDLQTDSPYNLRLNLGYGPGPFNSPSLTSIKAVLDPAQRSKDYMYFVADLKTGDVYYAKDAAGHAANIKKVSKHNEAAEK
- a CDS encoding YfhO family protein → MKLRRFFDKRTWPLWISFWLPLLIMTGYFIYRHMAPFGSSSLLTVDLGQQYVDLFSYFRHTLLHDPSAFFYSFSKTIGGEMVGVWAYYLMSPFNLIYLLFPGQSITTGIFIVTVLKYGFAGLSFAWLLTKTRTQKGWLVPTFSTAYALMGWMVANQLNMIWLDTVAILPLVILGLERLFTTGKVRYFAGWLAVMLIDNYYMGYMVILFSCLYWLYGATKHWQDVKTLVLHALKFAWGGLLGVAFSAWLLLPTFWALVQSKAQYNVTKIHWKFEYRPWKMLAKFVTGTFNFDQMPSGQPNFYVAWLAVLAFILFFLSRHFKWTVKLSVLLVTATLILSFCYEPLDLLWHAGQFPVWYPYRFSFVFCFWIVWIGAQALTDKMTIKLWQALTMLALLVALFTTIYLNIKKVSYVTKANLLITIALAAITLIFLTLPKERRLIYQIVALILVATDMSINVVASLNNISYVSQSEFGKYTQVLDNAVNKIKASNNGFYRIGKTFTRTKDDPMQAAYNGADHFSSTFESIIPNFFGSIGQPDGDGVVAYTNGTMITDSLLDMQYFMDKTVPTDQTDNTNYRSYIPVTSTKKDLTNYKQSAKLSTSKVTTYKNPYALGLGFAASDKITSLKVSKTTGDPIARQELIYQTLANRSTSGLISAENFNEVVFQNVKKVTTLTGAVLNKQNLAKTGSVYFKFTPTTNDSYYITLGQNLTTSNASYYINGKELKQYPTYRHTIAVNVASNSKGKTVTFGIQMKKTSLWLQNFTLYKLNNSQFKKSANKLQQSPWNITAHSSRKITGTINIKHQHQVLMTTIPYSKGWHATVDGKTVATKKVINTFVAVPLSKGKHTVTLTYRPPFLVTGSLITGVSALGTVGWVLVRRRRRQAL
- a CDS encoding HesB/YadR/YfhF family protein, with protein sequence MKITITDAASQWFHDDMGVTTGNGVRFYGKTYGKTAVHSGFSIGIMRDDEPHQPIAMVEKDGVNYYVNDRDEWFFKGYDLTVDYDEQNDGPKYDYIPNNE
- the greA gene encoding transcription elongation factor GreA codes for the protein MAEDKTYPMTEEGKVKLEKELEDLRINQRPEIINRIKIARSYGDLSENSEYESAKNEQSLLENRIKTVEHMLQYAEIIDSDKIDETEVSVGKMVTFQELPDEEPESYTIVGAAEADPMVGKISNDSPIAKGLIGHHVDEEVSINIPAGTMTVKILKVENV
- the udk gene encoding uridine kinase; its protein translation is MTENKHRRPVVIGVTGGSGSGKTTVSNAIYNQLSGQSLLILQQDSYYNDQSEMTMAERHAVNYDHPLAFDTELMIKQIKQLLDYQPIEKPVYDYEQYTRSQETIHQDPRDVIIVEGVLILDDQRLRDLMDIKVFVDTDDDIRIIRRIQRDIKERGRTLDSVIGQYLATVKPMYHQFVEPTKRYADLIVPEGGENEVAIDLLTTKVRSIL
- a CDS encoding LiaF transmembrane domain-containing protein, which encodes MRKNWFWPVFLIASAVILVVSQLGLFTFRVSAWSLFLTLILIAALISSLRYLNMPGVVFALAFLAIIYAQPLGITKLVPWTILGAALLLSIGLGLLIRPRYRYHHHDHYHHHNHGDDNTSTGTISDDHVNLDLSLGNSIRYVHSDHFSSANLNVSMAGAKIYFDDVDIQENQAIINVDVSLGSLELYLPKTWQVQDSLSNSMGHISFEGSPTTVGPRITLSGSVSLGELRIIYI
- a CDS encoding LytTR family DNA-binding domain-containing protein, which codes for MKVNIEPDPDITLPTITLHIPTDYPEAATLIAALENFSVTSATLTVSQQGQLIQLPLAQILFIEATGHQVAAHTIDKVYRVPRSLSAVGVELPTHFMRVAKSAIVNTQQVYSLTKTLTGNLIAFHNSPKQLYASRRYYHDLKQCLEQKGLL